TCTGTTAAGGCTGCTATAGATAATGGCTATACGTCTGTTATGATTGACGGGTCCCATCTAAGCTTTGATGAAAATGCAGAGCTAACTCGTGAAGTAGTAAGGTATGCTCATGAAAGAGGCGTTACAGTAGAAGGGGAGCTTGGTGTTTTGGCAGGTGTAGAAGATGATGTATTCGCCGAAAACTCTACGTACACTAATCCTATGAAAGTCGTTGAGTTTTTCCGAAAAACCGGAGTGGATTGCCTTGCAATTTCTTATGGAACCATGCATGGTGCAAATAAGGGGAAAGATGCAAAGCTAAGAAAGGAAATTGCTATTGCCTGTACAGAAAACCTCCGACATGAAGGGATATTTGGGGTTCTAGTATCTCACGGCTCCTCTACAGTGCCTGGATATATAGTTGATGAAATAAATCAGCTAGGAGGAAACATTCAAAATGCCTATGGGATTCCGATTAACGAATTAAAATCAGTAATACCTTATGGTATTGGAAAAATAAATGTTGACACGGATATCCGTCTTGCAGTTACTAGAAACCTGTGGGAATTGTTTACACAAAACCCTACATTAAAGAATAGTAAATCCGTAGGTGAAATTTACAGGCTGCTTTGTACAAAAAATAATCAATTTGATCCAAGAGTATTCTTGACTCCAATAATGGATACAGTAACTACTGGAATTGTTCCTGATGTTGAGGTTGCAGCAGTTGTGGATTGTATTGAAAAGGGTGTAAAAGAAGTTGTGGGTACATTAATTGTTGAGTTTGGTTCTGTGGGCCACGCCAATAAAGTGAAATGTACTACCCTGGATCAAATGGCTGATTATTATAGAAAGTAGATATTACTATAGAGCTATAAATATATATCTAAATAATTATATTATTGTAAATCCCTTTGCTTACTGCTTAGGATTGTTTTAAATAATTAGACTTAAATATTATGAATTGTTAAGATTAGAAGTGAAAAGGCAAATTTAAATAGGAAGAACACTAAGCTTGGTGTTCTTCCTATTTTTTTTGATGAACTT
The genomic region above belongs to Clostridium swellfunianum and contains:
- a CDS encoding class II fructose-bisphosphate aldolase; this encodes MPLIPLRPLLETINKYKFAQGAFNVNAVAQAKAVIDIHSTFRSAAILQGADLANGFMGGRTDFMNSTLEDKKLGAKRIADAVKKFAAETEIPVVLHLDHGKDFDSVKAAIDNGYTSVMIDGSHLSFDENAELTREVVRYAHERGVTVEGELGVLAGVEDDVFAENSTYTNPMKVVEFFRKTGVDCLAISYGTMHGANKGKDAKLRKEIAIACTENLRHEGIFGVLVSHGSSTVPGYIVDEINQLGGNIQNAYGIPINELKSVIPYGIGKINVDTDIRLAVTRNLWELFTQNPTLKNSKSVGEIYRLLCTKNNQFDPRVFLTPIMDTVTTGIVPDVEVAAVVDCIEKGVKEVVGTLIVEFGSVGHANKVKCTTLDQMADYYRK